ATCACGGATATCGCCGCCCTCGCCTCGGTCGGGCACGAAGCCGGCGCGATCGTCGTCGTCGACAACACCTTCGCCTCGCCGTACCTGCAGCAGCCGTTGAAGCTCGGCGCCGACGTCGTCGTGCACTCGACCACGAAGTACCTGGGCGGACACTCCGACGTGCTCGGCGGCGCGGTGATCCTGAACGACTCCGAGCTGGCCGAGAAGGTCGGCTTCCTGCAGTTCGGCGCCGGCGCGGTCTCCTCGCCCATGGAAGCCTGGCTGACCGTGCGCGGCATCAAAACCCTTCCCGTGCGCATGGACCGGCACTCCACGAACGCGCAGGCGATCGCCGAGGCGCTGGTCGGGCACCCGGCGGTCGAGACCATCTACTACCCGGGACTCGAGTCGCACCCCGGCCACGACGTCGCCGCCAAGCAGATGCGCTCCTTCGGCGGCATGCTCTCGGTTGCCGTGCGCGGTGGGATGGCGGAGGCGAAGAAGTTCGCCGAAGGCACCTCGGTGTTCCAGCTGGCGGAGTCGCTCGGCGGTGTCGAGTCGCTGATCAGCTACCCGTCGGAAATGACGCACGCCTCGGTGAAGGGCACCGAGTTGGCCGTTCCCGAGAACGTGGTGCGCCTGTCGGCCGGCATCGAGGGCGTGGACGACCTGATCGCCGACGCCACCGGCGCGCTCGACCGCCTGAAGTAGCCGGCGCGGCGCCGCGAGGGAGCGTCACCGCCCCGCTCGCGGCGCTCACCACCGGAGTTCCGGTCAGCGCCGGGCGCCGGTGAGTTGCGGGCGGATCGCGAGCGCCAGGCCGAGCAGGGCCTGGGTCACCGCGAGGTAGGTGATGTAGACGTACCAGGACTGGCCCTGGGTGTCTTCCGTCAGCACCATCACCGGCAGCGCGACAAGCGGCCAGCTGTGCGCGGCCAGCGGCAGGTAGCGGGCGGGTCCACGCCACCGCCCGCGGGCGACCACGCCGACGCCGAGCACGAACATGCCGGCCATGGCGATGAACCAGGAGAGGTTCGTGGCGAACAGGGTCACGTCACTCGGCGCCAGTGTCCGCGTCAGCCCGCTGGCCATGGCGATCATCACGATCACGGTTACCCCGGCACCGAAGCCACGCCAGCCGAGCGCCTCGCCGACGGCGTGGGTTCGCCACATCACGAACAGCAGGATCAGCGTGCTCAACTGGAAGGCGAGCGAGCCGATGTCGCTGGTAACAGACACCGTGGAGCCGGCCGGCCAGGGCAGGGCGATCAGCACGGCGAAGCTCCCCACGAGAACCGCGACGGCTGTGCCGGCGAGACGGACGATGGTCGGTGAGAGGGTGGCCGGCAGCGGTAGGGCTCGCGGCGTGAAGGCGTCGGTGCGGGCCGGTGCCGGAGTGGTGATGGTATTCATGTTCTTCCTTCGGGTTCGGATGCCGGCGTCCCTCGCCGGCGCCCTCCTCACGTTCCTCGGGCCGGGTCCCGGGCGGACAGGGGCAGCAGACACCGGTCAGCCCCGCAAGATGTCCCGAAATCTCGGGACAGCAATCACCTGACAAGGGGACACCCGACCTGCCACGATGGTCGCTGTGACGGGGCACCCGAGGAAGCGCACCGCCGCGCGACCGGTCGCCGTTGTCGTGCTCACGCTGGCGCTGTGCCTCGGCATCGCCGCGGTCGCCTGCGACGTGATCATCGCCCGGCTCGGCGAAGAGGCCGCGGTGGCGCCCGGCTGGACCGGTGGCCTGCCCGGCATCGCGCTTGCCACGACCGGAGCCATCCTGCTCTGGCGGTTGCCGTGGCATCCGATCGCCTGCATTCTGCTGTTCTTCGGGGCGGCGCAGACGTTCTTCGGATTCTGCGCAGGATGGGTCAATATCGCGGCGATCGCATGGCGCGAAGCGCCGCTGGTCGATGTGGCCTTCCTGACGGTGCAGCAGGTGTCGGGGCTCACCTTGCTCGCCATCCCGCTGGTTCTCGTGATCTTCCCTGACGGTCGCCTGCCCAGGCGGCCACTGCTGCGCGGCATCGGTGTACTCGCGATCGCGCTGTCGGTTCCTCCCATGGTCGTGCTGCAGGTGAGTCCGCCGCTCGAATCGTGGAAGACCTTCGGCAATCCGGACTGGCGGGTGCTTCGCTGGGCACAGTACGACTGGGGCATCCCGCTGCCGGACGGCGTCTGGCCGACGATTGCGCGAGTCGCCGTCGCGTGCATGCTCACCGGGGTCGCGCTTGCCGCGGTGGTACTCGCCGGCCGCTTCGTCGGCGCCCACCGAGAAGAACGCCAGCAGCTGCGCTGGATGGTCTGGGGTGGCGCCCTGTTCAGCAGTGGCGTGGTGATCGGCTATCTGCTGCTGCCGTACTACATCGGGCAAGGGCTCATCGTGTTCGGCACTTTCGTGACCTGCTGGGCGATCCTCGTCGCTGTCACGCGGTACCGGCTTTACAGCATCGACCGGCTGATCAGCTGGACGTTTGTCTACGTGATTCTGATCGTCAGCGTGATCGCGGTCGACCTGGCGCTGGTCGCGCTGATTGGCCAGCTGGTCGGTGAACAGATGCTGGCCGCCGCCTCGATGGTGGTCGTGTTCGCGGTGTACGCGCCGATTCGCGAGCGCCTGCTCGGGTGGGTCAGCCGGGTGGTGAACGGGCGCCGTGCCGACCCATACGGGGTGATGTCATCGCTGTCGCACCGACTCGAGGACGCGGTCGATCCGGATGACCAACTCATGCACATCGCCCGGTCGCTGGCGCGCACCTTCGCCTCACCGTTCGTGCGGGTGACCATCGAGCAGACCGACGGTCGTCGCCTGGTGGCGACGCATGGCGAGCCGGTGGGATCGGCCGCGGTGATGCCGCTGACCTACCGCGGCGAGGTGATCGGCAGGCTGGAACTCGCCGAGGGCAGGCGGCCGCGGATGTCGGAACGTGACGAGCGGCTGCTCGCCGACCTGGTACGGCAGGCGGCCGCTGCCGTCCGTGCGACCGTGCTCAGCCAGGAATTGCAGGCGATCCGCGAACAGCTCGTGCGGGCGCGGGAAGCTGAGCGGCTGCGGTTGCGCCGCGACCTGCACGACGGGCTGGGTCCCGCGCTGGCCGCGGTCAGTCTGCGGCTGCAGGCGGCGCAGAACGTGCTCGACAGCGACCCATCGAGCGCTCGGACCCTGCTGGATTCGGCGGCCGCGGATGTCTCTGACGCGGTAGCCGACATCCGCCGGCTCACTCACGACCTGCGTCCGCCGGCGCTTGACGATGTCGGTCTCGTGCGCGCGGCCGTGCAGCAGTGCGAGCGGTTCGGAGCGGTCCTTGAGGTGGACGGGGTTCCTGAGGTACTGCCACCCGCGGTCGAGGTCGCCGCCTACCGGGTGCTCAGCGAGGCGCTGACCAACGTCAGCCGGCACGCGTCGGCGTCGCACATCACGGTCGCGCTGCGCGGCGAGCCCGGACGGTTGCTCGTGGAAGTCGCCGACGACGGACGCGGGATCGGCGAAGCCGCGGTGATGGGGGTCGGCTTGAAATCGATGCATGAGCGTGCCGAGGAACTCGGCGGAACGCTCACGGTGACCGCGCGCCCGGCCGGGGGAACCCTCGTGCGGGCGTGGCTGCCGATGGCGGAGGAGAGGGCCTGTGTCTGAGATCCGGATCGTGCTCGTCGACGACCACCCCGTGTTCCGGGAGGGTCTCGCGGTTCTGCTCGGCTCGATCGACGGTCTGCACGTCGTCGCGACCGCAAGCGATGGCCGCTCCGCGATCGATGTCGTCGCCGCCGAATCCCCGGACGTCGTGGTCATGGACGTGCAGATGCCCGGGATGGACGGCATCGAGGCGACGCGGCGTATCGCCGAGGCGCATCCGGGCATCGGCGTTGTGATGCTCACCATGTCTGAGGACGACGGCACCGTGTTCCAGGCCATGCGGGTCGGTGCTCGCGGCTATCTGCTGAAGGGTGCCGGGCAGGACGACATCTCGCGCGCCATCCGTGCCGTCGCCGCCGGGGACGCGGTGTTCGGTCCGTCCCTGGCCAGCCGAATCGCGGAGTTCTTCGCGCGGGCGAGCGCTCCCCAGGCTGCCGCCTTTCCGCAGCTGACCGCGCGGGAGCGCGAGATTCTCGAGCTGATCGCGGCCGGCCGCAGCAACCCGCAGATCGCCGAGGCGCTCTACCTGTCGCCGAAGACTGTGCGGAACAATGTGTCGAACATCTTCGCGAAGCTGCAGGTTGCCGGCCGTGCGGAGGCTGCCGCGGTGGCCCGCGACGCGGGCCTCGGTTGATACGCCCCTCAACCAACAGGGGACTGGCATGAAGGATCCCCAACATGGCAGGATCTAGATGGATGTCGCGTTCCTGCCGCTGGCATAGTTGACGCGTGACCACCACTCTCGCCCCCGCGAAAGCACCCGGCCTCGGCGTGCTCCGCGCGTCGTCCCTCTACATCGCGTCCGTTCTCGGCAGCGGAATCCTCGTGCTGCCCGCGCTCGCCGCGAGCGCTGCCGGACCCGCTTCTCTGGTCGGCGTTGCCGCGGTGCTGCTGCTGTCGGTGCCGCTGGCCGGCACCTTCGCCGCACTCGCTGCGCGCTATCCGGACGCCGGGGGAGTCGCCACCTTCGTGCGCCGTGCCCTGGGCGCCACCGCCGCGCGCACCGCCGGCTACTGGTTCTACTTCGGCGTGAGCATCGGCGCCCCGATCGTCGGTGTGCTCGGCGCCGAATACGTCGTCGCCCTGCTCGGCGCCGACCGGGGCTGGGTCGGAGTGGTTGCGCTGGCGATCCTCGTGCCGCCGTTCCTCGCCAACAGTTTCGGCGTGCGGGTCTCCGGCAGCGTGCAGTTCGCTCTCACCGCAGCCCTGCTGGTGCTGGTGATCGGAGTGGTCGCCCTGGCCGCCCCGGCCACCGACCCCGCGAACTTCAGCCCGTTCGCGCCGCACGGCTGGGCGCCGGTCGCCACCGTGATCAGCCTGTTTGTCTGGGCCTTCGCCGGCTGGGGCGGTCACCCATATCGCGGCCGAGTTCCGCAATCCGCGTCGCACCATCCCGCTCGCCACCGGGATCGCGATCGTCGTGGTCGGCGCCGCGTACCTTGCCCTGCAGGTGGTCACGGTCGGCGTGCTCGGCGACCGTGCTGGTCAGAGCACCGTGCCGCTCGTCGACCTGATCGCCGTCACGGCTCCTGGCGTGGGGCCGTTGATCGTCGCTGTGGTCGCCGGGCTGGTTTCGGTCGGTGTGCTGAACACCTATCTGGCGGCCTTCTCGAAGCTGGGGGCATCCCTGGGTCGTGATGGCGACCTGCCGGCGTTCCTCGCCCGCGGTGCCGAAAGCGGCGGAGTGCCCCGCCGGTCGCTCGCGGTCGTCGCTGTGCTCACCGGCGTGAACTTCACCTTGCTGGCGGTGAGCGGCTTCACGCTGACCCCGTTCATCCTGGTGCAGACCAGTTCGATCGTCGGCGTCTATGCCCTCGGGGTGGTGGCGGCGCTCCGGTTGCTCGACCGGTTCAGCCTCGGCTGGTGGTTCGCCGCGATTTCGGTGCTGCTCGTCGGCGGGCTCGCCGTGCTGGCCGGTCCCAATCTCGCGCTCGCGGCGAACCTCGCGGTCGCGGCGGTCATCGTCGGTATCGTGCAGAGACGCCGGATGCCTCGCGCCCCGGTTCTCGAGGAGGCAGTGTGACCGAGTACCGAGCGCATTTCGACGCCGCGGTGTACTTCAGCAATGGCGGATCGCTCAGCGCGGACGGATTCCGGA
The Diaminobutyricimonas sp. LJ205 genome window above contains:
- a CDS encoding cystathionine gamma-synthase; amino-acid sequence: MTENIDHDFATLAIHAGQEFDPTTGAVVPPIYLSSTFVQDGIGGFRGGYEYARGGNPTRDSLQTLLAALEGGEHAFSFASGLAAEDALLRSILRPGDHVLMGNDVYGGTHRLVNRVHVPWGVELSTVEMSNADAVRAAIRPGKTRVLWLETPSNPLMKITDIAALASVGHEAGAIVVVDNTFASPYLQQPLKLGADVVVHSTTKYLGGHSDVLGGAVILNDSELAEKVGFLQFGAGAVSSPMEAWLTVRGIKTLPVRMDRHSTNAQAIAEALVGHPAVETIYYPGLESHPGHDVAAKQMRSFGGMLSVAVRGGMAEAKKFAEGTSVFQLAESLGGVESLISYPSEMTHASVKGTELAVPENVVRLSAGIEGVDDLIADATGALDRLK
- a CDS encoding sensor histidine kinase, translated to MTGHPRKRTAARPVAVVVLTLALCLGIAAVACDVIIARLGEEAAVAPGWTGGLPGIALATTGAILLWRLPWHPIACILLFFGAAQTFFGFCAGWVNIAAIAWREAPLVDVAFLTVQQVSGLTLLAIPLVLVIFPDGRLPRRPLLRGIGVLAIALSVPPMVVLQVSPPLESWKTFGNPDWRVLRWAQYDWGIPLPDGVWPTIARVAVACMLTGVALAAVVLAGRFVGAHREERQQLRWMVWGGALFSSGVVIGYLLLPYYIGQGLIVFGTFVTCWAILVAVTRYRLYSIDRLISWTFVYVILIVSVIAVDLALVALIGQLVGEQMLAAASMVVVFAVYAPIRERLLGWVSRVVNGRRADPYGVMSSLSHRLEDAVDPDDQLMHIARSLARTFASPFVRVTIEQTDGRRLVATHGEPVGSAAVMPLTYRGEVIGRLELAEGRRPRMSERDERLLADLVRQAAAAVRATVLSQELQAIREQLVRAREAERLRLRRDLHDGLGPALAAVSLRLQAAQNVLDSDPSSARTLLDSAAADVSDAVADIRRLTHDLRPPALDDVGLVRAAVQQCERFGAVLEVDGVPEVLPPAVEVAAYRVLSEALTNVSRHASASHITVALRGEPGRLLVEVADDGRGIGEAAVMGVGLKSMHERAEELGGTLTVTARPAGGTLVRAWLPMAEERACV
- a CDS encoding response regulator transcription factor; amino-acid sequence: MSEIRIVLVDDHPVFREGLAVLLGSIDGLHVVATASDGRSAIDVVAAESPDVVVMDVQMPGMDGIEATRRIAEAHPGIGVVMLTMSEDDGTVFQAMRVGARGYLLKGAGQDDISRAIRAVAAGDAVFGPSLASRIAEFFARASAPQAAAFPQLTAREREILELIAAGRSNPQIAEALYLSPKTVRNNVSNIFAKLQVAGRAEAAAVARDAGLG
- a CDS encoding amino acid permease — its product is MSGPSPAGAVTHIAAEFRNPRRTIPLATGIAIVVVGAAYLALQVVTVGVLGDRAGQSTVPLVDLIAVTAPGVGPLIVAVVAGLVSVGVLNTYLAAFSKLGASLGRDGDLPAFLARGAESGGVPRRSLAVVAVLTGVNFTLLAVSGFTLTPFILVQTSSIVGVYALGVVAALRLLDRFSLGWWFAAISVLLVGGLAVLAGPNLALAANLAVAAVIVGIVQRRRMPRAPVLEEAV